A region of Pseudarthrobacter sp. NIBRBAC000502770 DNA encodes the following proteins:
- a CDS encoding ROK family protein — MPGLVDPAAARVLAAPNLGWIDVDLDLDALLPETALGVALFNEADAAALAELRHRPDGASNFLFVSGEVGVGGGIVIGSELFTGPGGHAGEVGHIVVDPDGGRCSCGGTGCLETAAGQDAILSAAGLTADGGSRSAAMAALLRALEAAEPGAVAAVEHAGRCLGIALASTARVVDIDSVVLGGHFAVLDPWLREPLLESVKTYAPGKYAPEAITMSAVGEYGALLGAAGSVIRSLVEAPHRLSA; from the coding sequence GTGCCCGGCCTGGTGGACCCGGCCGCTGCGCGGGTGTTGGCCGCTCCCAACCTGGGCTGGATCGATGTGGACCTCGACCTGGACGCCCTGTTGCCGGAAACCGCACTGGGAGTTGCGCTGTTCAACGAGGCCGATGCTGCCGCCCTGGCCGAACTGCGGCACCGCCCGGACGGCGCATCAAACTTCCTCTTCGTCTCCGGCGAGGTGGGCGTAGGCGGCGGGATCGTCATTGGTTCTGAGCTGTTTACTGGCCCCGGCGGCCACGCCGGCGAAGTGGGGCACATTGTGGTGGACCCGGACGGCGGCCGCTGTTCGTGCGGAGGCACCGGTTGCCTTGAGACGGCGGCGGGACAGGACGCCATCCTCTCCGCCGCCGGCCTGACAGCTGACGGGGGCTCCCGGTCGGCCGCCATGGCCGCACTCCTGCGGGCGCTGGAAGCCGCGGAGCCCGGGGCGGTAGCCGCCGTCGAGCATGCGGGCCGCTGCCTGGGGATCGCACTGGCTTCAACGGCCCGGGTGGTCGATATCGATTCGGTGGTCCTCGGTGGCCACTTCGCGGTCCTGGACCCCTGGTTGCGGGAACCCTTGCTGGAGAGTGTAAAGACCTACGCGCCGGGCAAGTATGCGCCGGAGGCCATCACGATGTCCGCAGTGGGGGAGTATGGCGCCCTGCTGGGGGCCGCCGGCAGCGTGATCCGGTCCCTG